The DNA segment AATGACAGAGGCAGGGAGGCTCTTCTACCTGTCAGTGCCAGCCTTTGCGTATGCAGATATCGCTGATAAAATAAATAGCAGCTGCAGGCCGACCAGCGGGGCGTGGCTGAGGGTGGTGCTAGAGAAACCTTTCGGACATGACTTCAGGAGCGCTCAGGTGCTCGCATCTCAGCTCGGGGGCTCGTTGAAGGATGAAGAAATGTACAGAATTGACCATTACCTTGGGAAGCAGGTGAGGGAAAACTGACACAGCATGTGGCTTTCGCCCACAATTCTGTAGTAgagatgttttacatttatgtttttgttctgcttttatGAAAAGGTAGTTGCAAAGATACTTCCGTTCAGAAAAGAGAACAAGAAATTTCTGGATCCCATCTGGAACAAGCACCACATCGAGAGAGTGGAGATTGTATTGAAGGAGACCCTGGATGCTAAAGGTGattaaaatacatgaatacTGTTGTAATTAACTCTTTTGacatatgtacaaaaaaaaaatcatcaagaTTTAATCATGTCCTTTGTTGCTTTGTCGTCAAGGTCGTATTGCCTTTTACGACCAGTACGGGGTGATCAGAGATGTGCTACAGAACCACCTAACGGAGGTCATGACCCTGTTGTCCATGAAACTTCCCAAGAATCTGAGCAACAGCGAGGAAGTCCTGAATAACAAGCTGCAGATCTTCCGCTCCCTGCTGCCTGTAGGAAAGAAACAAGCTGTGGTCGGCCAGTACCAAGCATACAAAACAGAGGTACAGCAGGAGCTGAATAAGACAAAAGATCACGTCAGTATCACACCAACATTTGCAGGTGAGCACTTTTCTTTGTAAATACTgatgattttatgtgtttttactgttgttaATATGCTATACAGCCTTTAAATGCTAATAAGTGatccttgtttgtgtgtttcagctgtaTTGGCGTACATCGATGACGCACAGTATGAAGGCATTCCCATTCTCATGATCTCAGGAAAGATGTTAGATGAACGGGTCGGATATGCACGGATAGTTTTCAAGAATGACATCTTTTGTGTCCAGAACCACAATAGCGTTCACTGCAAACCCAAACAGATAGTTTTCTACTTTGGGCATGGCAGCCTTCAATATCCAGCAGTTCTTGTGAGTAAAAATTTATTTAAGCCGGTTTTAAAGGACGCTGAGTGGAAGGAAGTGACAGAGCATAAAGACGTGAATGTTTTAGGTTTGCCTATTACAGACTACTATGTGCATACTCCAAAAGTGCAAAGGGAAGCTTATTCCGAActtatttctcacatttttgcCGGTCGCAAGAATAGTTTCATCAGTACTGAAAACCTGCTGGCTTCCTGGGGCTTATGGACGCCACTACTCAGTAGCCTTGCCACCTCTTTCCCCCGCATTTACCCTGGCGGTGCGGAGAACGGAGACCTGCTGGACATCTGTGTGAAAGGGAAAGAAATTAGCTACAACAGTGAGGTGGTGATAATCAGCAATGATCAGATGGGCGGCACATCAGCGAAGGGTTTCCAAGTGATGCAAGGCAAATTTCGTGGCACTGACATGGTGTCCGCCTGGTCTGAGGAGTTGGTTAACAGGCTAGCCGAAGACTTGCAGGAAGCCGCGGAGGCAGCGGTGCGTGAGAACGGTGTTTTCCATCTTGCCCTGTCTGGTGGCTCGTCTCCCCTCGCTCTGTTCCACAGGTTGGCCCTGCACCACTTCTCCTTCCCCTGGAGGGAAACTCATGTGTGGATGGTGGATGAGCGCTGCGTGCCGCTGTCTGAAGCGGAGTCGAACTTCAACACCCTGCATGATCATCTACTGCAGCATGTGAGGATACCCTATTACAACATCCACCCCATGCCAGTGCAGCTCAACCAGCGTCTTTGcgtggaggaggacagaggagctCTGCTGTATGAGAACGAGATCAGAGCGCTGGTCAATGGCTCCAGCTTCCACTTTGTGCTGCTGGGAGTCGGCTATGACAGCCACACAGCCTCTCTGTTCCCTGGTAGTAAATGGGATGAACATGGGGAGAAACTGGTGGTTATGACTGAGAGCCCCGCCAAGCCTCACCAGCGTATGAGCCTCACTTTCAGTGCCATTAACCAAGCACGTCGGGTCGCTGTTTTAGTGATGGGCAAAGGCAAGCATGAGCTGGTCACCCAGCTGAGCAGAGTGAAGGACAACTCAGACAAATGGCCTATCACTGGGGTGAAGCCCGCTAGTGGCACACTTGTTTGGTATATAGACTATGATGCACTTTTAGGATAAAAGATTTACATTCATAACTTTAAATCAACACTGCTGGAGCTGGTTTAATTAGATCGCTAGTTGGCGGGAAAGACTGAACTActacttttttaaatgatgctttAGGGTTTATGATTGATTTCCTACACGCTAAACAGACTTTAGTTACAATCACTAGTTAGAGACTTTCTTTTGATCTCAAATAAGAAATCTGTTACAGCCATCATTGTAGTATTGCAGCGTCAAacagaaaactattttaaaaacaatcttTTGTTGGATTCATGAGTTTAGCGTAAAACATACAGCAGATACTGTGAAAAGGACAAGGTGAATTGCAGACACTTTGACATGAACACATAAATTTACCGGCAACAAAGAGTTGCAGCCAAATACCAATGTGATGATATCATAACTTAAAAGGGTGGGTTCAgtgaaaagctttaaaaaaatttgCTGGCAGAAATGTCTTAGGTATTTGTTAATGCGTTCCTTTTTGAAAACTCAAGCCttattgaaaacattttttttctgtgtggtgGTGTGCGACTCTAAAGTTTATCTAAGCTTAATTATGTGTGAGGTGAGTGGAAATACATGAAGTATACA comes from the Larimichthys crocea isolate SSNF chromosome VI, L_crocea_2.0, whole genome shotgun sequence genome and includes:
- the h6pd gene encoding GDH/6PGL endoplasmic bifunctional protein encodes the protein MFATVLLLLVALCAQGGNGEERGEEAQRPGHVTVVIVGGTGDLAKKYLWRGFFELYVNKVKGGNTFSFYGGGLSPADKGKPALFEILKALSCSKDVSQERCALLKEQFLRLTQYRELKTLENYQKLAKDIEQDLKQEGMTEAGRLFYLSVPAFAYADIADKINSSCRPTSGAWLRVVLEKPFGHDFRSAQVLASQLGGSLKDEEMYRIDHYLGKQVVAKILPFRKENKKFLDPIWNKHHIERVEIVLKETLDAKGRIAFYDQYGVIRDVLQNHLTEVMTLLSMKLPKNLSNSEEVLNNKLQIFRSLLPVGKKQAVVGQYQAYKTEVQQELNKTKDHVSITPTFAAVLAYIDDAQYEGIPILMISGKMLDERVGYARIVFKNDIFCVQNHNSVHCKPKQIVFYFGHGSLQYPAVLVSKNLFKPVLKDAEWKEVTEHKDVNVLGLPITDYYVHTPKVQREAYSELISHIFAGRKNSFISTENLLASWGLWTPLLSSLATSFPRIYPGGAENGDLLDICVKGKEISYNSEVVIISNDQMGGTSAKGFQVMQGKFRGTDMVSAWSEELVNRLAEDLQEAAEAAVRENGVFHLALSGGSSPLALFHRLALHHFSFPWRETHVWMVDERCVPLSEAESNFNTLHDHLLQHVRIPYYNIHPMPVQLNQRLCVEEDRGALLYENEIRALVNGSSFHFVLLGVGYDSHTASLFPGSKWDEHGEKLVVMTESPAKPHQRMSLTFSAINQARRVAVLVMGKGKHELVTQLSRVKDNSDKWPITGVKPASGTLVWYIDYDALLG